From the Carassius gibelio isolate Cgi1373 ecotype wild population from Czech Republic chromosome B25, carGib1.2-hapl.c, whole genome shotgun sequence genome, one window contains:
- the amfra gene encoding autocrine motility factor receptor a isoform X2, producing MPLLFLERFPWPSLQTYTVLSTLLLAGSILSAYSSVRDSQDPHSPPEEELELDRPGSVLSHVLLILITDSLFVWVMVNTACCVLMLIAKGIQCIVFGPLRVSEKQHLKDKFWNFVFYKFIFIFGVLNVQRVEEVVLWCLWFSVLIFLHLMVQLCKDRFEYLSFSPTTPVVSHVRVLALLGSVLACCGGLAVLCALVGHLHGMHTVAFMAAECLLVTVRSGHVIIRYSIHLWDLNHEGTWENKSSYIYYTDFSMELTLLCLDLMHHIHMLLFGNIWLSMASLVIFMQLRYLFHEVQRRIRRHKNYLRVLDNMESRFAVATPDELLANNDDCAICWDSMTTARKLPCGHLFHNSCLRSWLEQDTSCPTCRMSLNINEGVRERDEGQRAPLDDNMTAGAGTEARPHLNQHNHFFHFDGSRIASWLPSFSVEVMHTTNILSIAQANNSQLNAMAHQIQEMFPQVPYHLILQDLQLTRSVEVTTDNILEGRIQVPFPTQINTSPEDSAGASSSSEVAAPEVEDFEVRGSRFSKSADERQRMLMQRKEELLQRARRRYLHRKSDEEDLFSTPATDTDDVMPSMEDEDSDSVTLRRRRLAAAAERRMQRQEPPPF from the exons ATGCCTCTGCTTTTTCTGGAGCGCTTCCCCTGGCCCAGCTTACAGACATACACCGTCCTGAGCACACTTCTGCTGGCCGGGAGCATACTGAGTGCCTACAGCTCAGTCAGAGACTCCCAGGACCCCCACAGCCCCCCTGAGGAGGAGCTGGAGCTGGACCGCCCCGGGAGCGTGCTCTCTCATGTGCTGCTGATCCTCATCACAGACAGCCTCTTCGTCTGG GTGATGGTGAACACGGCGTGCTGCGTCCTCATGTTAATCGCTAAAGGGATCCAGTGCATCGTGTTTGGGCCGCTGAGAGTCAGCGAGAAGCAG CACCTGAAGGATAAGTTCTGGAACTTCGTCTTCTACAAGTTCATCTTCATCTTCGGCGTGCTGAACGTGCAGCGGGTGGAGGAGGTGGTGCTGTGGTGTCTGTGGTTCTCCGTGCTCATCTTCCTGCATCTGATGGTGCAGCTGTGCAAAGACCGCTTCGAATAC CTCTCGTTCTCTCCCACCACTCCAGTGGTCAGTCACGTGCGAGTGTTGGCTCTGCTGGGGTCTGTTTTGGCGTGCTGCGGGGGTCTGGCAGTGCTCTGCGCTCTGGTCGGGCATCTTCACGGCATGCACACTGTCGCCTTCATGGCAGCTGAG TGTTTGCTGGTGACGGTGCGCTCGGGACACGTCATCATACG GTACTCCATTCACCTGTGGGACCTGAACCATGAGGGGACCTGGGAGAACAAGAGCTCGTACATCTACTACACAGACTTCAGCATGGAGTTAACCCTCCTGTGCCTGGACCTGATGCATCACATCCACATGCTG cTCTTCGGGAACATCTGGTTGTCCATGGCTAGTCTTGTGATCTTTATGCAGCTGCGCTATCTCTTCCACGAGGTGCAGAGACGGATTCGCCGCCATAAAAACTACTTGCGTGTTCTTGACAATATGGAGTCCAG GTTTGCTGTAGCGACGCCGGACGAGCTGCTGGCTAATAACGATGACTGTGCCATCTGCTGGGATTCAATGACTACAGCACGCAAGCTGCCCTGTGGACATCTGTTCCATAA TTCCTGTCTGCGCTCGTGGCTGGAGCAGGACACTTCCTGTCCCACGTGCCGTATGTCACTGAACATCAATGAaggcgtgagagagagagacgagggTCAGAGGGCACCGCTGGATGATAACATGACCGCCGGAGCGGGAACAGAGGCCCGGCCGCACCTCAACCAGCACAACCACTTCTTCCACTTCGACG GGTCACGCATTGCCAGTTGGCTGCCGAGCTTCTCTGTGGAGGTCATGCACACCACCAACATCCTAAGTATCGCACAGGCCAACAACTCGCAGCTCAATGCCATG GCCCATCAGATCCAGGAAATGTTTCCTCAGGTCCCTTACCATCTGATCCTGCAGGATTTACAGCTCACTCGCTCCGTTGAGGTCACCACTGACAACATCCTGGAGGGCAGGATCCAGGTGCCTTTCCCAACACAG ATAAACACTTCTCCTGAAGACTCAGCGGGTGCCAGCAGCAGTTCAGAGGTCGCTGCCCCCGAGGTGGAAGACTTTGAGGTGCGGGGGAGCCGCTTCTCCAAGTCCGCAGATGAGAGACAGAGGATGCTAATGCAGAGGAAGGAGGAGCTGCTCCAAAGAGCTCGCAG ACGTTATCTACACAGAAAGTCTGATGAAGAAGATTTGTTTTCCACCCCTGCCACTGATACTGATGATGTCATGCCCTCCATGGAGGATGAAGACTCAGATTCTGTGACCTTGAGGCGCAGACGACTGGCGGCTGCAGCCGAGAGACGCATGCAGAGGCAGGAGCCTCCCCCATTCTGA
- the LOC128014345 gene encoding nuclear factor of activated T-cells, cytoplasmic 3 → MTTNYREELDFRLMFGESSYPSPLGHAESRPDDDPNCYPLFPPGPHRPPEQQDSYANQSYGTPHPGSLQPMESPSRVFDCPSIQITSIPANYHQDLGAHQLDELAGACGEAGAGSLSRDQLFLPLDASYRDTSSLCPSPCSSLSSRSWLSDASSCESFSHIYDDVEAELNEAAAQVRLASPLVSPLSSPLPSPFTSPQASPQVSPLVSPFGSPLAAYGDDPWCRYQQHHQQPLQYHYAQSLSPYQSPRTSVSEETWLSPRPQSSSSRPSSRPTSPCGKRRHSSAEVIPGLASPHLSPNVTPSHSPRGSVTEETWLGGATFAPYQSPPLEVDIPSKTRRTYQTDHNQHQVSLLPEDSSLPDSGLANPSLNSGIAVSLPSLKKEDIVEHFLAVPTHPWVRPKQVSTPLYRSTSLPPLDSPLPSQCGQCELKMEIQPKPHHRAHYETEGSRGAIKSDCGRHPVVKLIGYNEKPVSLQMFIGTADERYIRPHLFYQVHRITGKTVATPSQETVISCTKVLEIPLLPENNMCASIDCAGILKLRNSDIELRKGETDIGRKNTRVRAVFRVHIPQHNGKVLSLQVASTPIECSQRLAQELPQIESFSPACGSVNGGEEMLITGQNINPESTVVFLEKGSDGKTQWEVDVRALQEKSQNTSIVVKIPPYYKKTTASSTQVQFYVSNGKRKRSVSQFFTYLSAQVKQEFGIRMDRNTHDLAGQHPTSFPAGLTTIGEPVGLDETQPLEQWLLSEGTVCAPSSSHLSYSPQDPLYLSRSLPPDRSPNAGADLHPMFHPSLVNFNNSLYQKPQQDLSYKGQPSLPVAGGSLQGCKSLQILAEQPRSQLRKGYQGVPSEHNHNLHSLGPASVSNTPMISSPNVNTSGLHPVDPVQFPQSSSSQGLPLSHQPTLPKVPSNSPSVREGLMDPPPLGASLQESSTSYSMSRDGERLNVKQEPKEEEELAFRSIGLQDITLDDVSEIIVRDWFETPDSGNANSVP, encoded by the exons ATGACCACTAACTACAGAGAGGAGCTGGACTTCAGACTGATGTTTGGGGAGAGCAGTTACCCGTCTCCGCTGGGCCACGCAG AATCTAGACCGGATGATGATCCCAACTGCTACCCTCTCTTTCCTCCTGGGCCTCACCGTCCCCCAGAACAGCAGGACAGCTATGCAAACCAATCTTATGGCACGCCTCACCCAGGTTCCCTCCAACCCATGGAGTCTCCCAGCAGGGTATTTGACTGTCCTAGCATCCAAATCACCTCTATACCAGCAAACTACCACCAGGACCTGGGCGCGCACCAGTTAGATGAGCTGGCAGGTGCTTGTGGGGAAGCCGGTGCTGGGTCTCTATCTAGGGACCAGCTCTTCCTGCCATTGGATGCATCCTACAGGGACACGTCCTCACTGTGTCCCAGCCCCTGCAGTAGTTTGTCCTCCCGTAGCTGGTTGTCTGACGCCTCGTCCTGCGAATCCTTCTCGCACATCTACGATGACGTGGAGGCAGAGTTGAATGAGGCAGCCGCTCAAGTTCGGCTGGCGTCTCCTCTAGTGTCGCCGCTGTCGTCTCCTCTGCCGTCCCCATTTACTTCTCCCCAGGCGTCTCCTCAAGTGTCTCCGCTTGTGTCCCCCTTTGGTTCTCCTCTGGCTGCATATGGAGATGACCCTTGGTGCCGTTACCAACAACATCATCAGCAACCTCTACAATATCATTACGCCCAGTCGCTGTCGCCGTATCAGTCGCCCCGCACCAGCGTCAGCGAGGAAACGTGGCTCAGTCCCCGTCCACAATCCTCATCCTCGCGGCCTTCTTCTCGCCCAACATCTCCATGTGGAAAAAGGCGGCATTCCAGTGCAGAGGTCATTCCCGGTTTGGCATCTCCGCACCTTTCCCCCAATGTAACACCATCTCACTCTCCTCGGGGGAGTGTCACTGAGGAGACATGGTTGGGAGGTGCCACATTTGCCCCCTACCAGTCCCCTCCACTGGAGGTAGACATCCCATCCAAAACAAGAAGAACGTATCAGACCGACCACAACCAGCATCAAGTGTCTCTGTTGCCAGAGGACTCAAGTCTTCCAGACTCAGGTCTTGCAAATCCATCGCTAAACTCAGGCATAGCTGTGTCCCTCCCCAGTTTAAAGAAAGAGGACATAGTGGAACATTTCTTAGCGGTCCCAACACACCCTTGGGTTAGACCCAAACAAGTCAGCACTCCTTTATACAG GTCCACATCTTTACCTCCACTGGACTCTCCTCTGCCCAGTCAGTGTGGCCAGTGTGAGTTAAAAATGGAGATCCAACCTAAACCTCACCACAGAGCCCATTATGAGACGGAGGGCAGCAGAGGGGCCATTAAATCAGACTGCGGAAGACACCCTGTAGTTAAG CTAATAGGGTATAATGAAAAACCCGTCAGCCTGCAGATGTTCATCGGGACAGCGGATGAGCGTTATATCAGGCCACATCTATTCTATCAAGTGCACAGGATTACTGGGAAAACCGTCGCGACGCCGAGTCAAGAGACAGTGATATCCTGCACCAAAGTTCTCGAAATTCCTCTCCTGCCTGAAAACAATATGTGTGCCAG CATTGACTGTGCTGGGATCCTGAAGCTACGGAATTCAGACATCGAGCTGCGGAAAGGAGAGACGGATATCGGGCGTAAAAACACCCGTGTGCGTGCTGTGTTTCGTGTCCATATCCCTCAACACAATGGAAAAGTGCTGTCACTGCAGGTGGCGTCCACACCTATAGAGTGCT CTCAACGATTAGCGCAGGAACTTCCCCAAATCGAGAGCTTTAGTCCCGCCTGTGGATCTGTGAATGGAGGAGAAGAGATGCTTATAACAGGCCAAAACATCAATCCAGAGTCAACCGTTGTCTTCCTAGAAAAGGGCTCTG ATGGTAAAACACAATGGGAGGTCGATGTGAGGGCTTTACAAGAAAAGAGTCAAAAT ACAAGCATAGTGGTAAAGATTCCTCCATACTACAAGAAAACCACGGCTTCCTCCACCCAGGTGCAGTTTTATGTGAGCAATGGCAAGAGGAAGAGAAGCGTCTCACAATTCTTCACCTATCTTTCAG CGCAGGTCAAGCAGGAGTTTGGCATAAGGATGGACCGTAACACCCATGACCTTGCAGGGCAGCATCCTACCTCCTTCCCAGCAGGTCTCACCACTATTGGAGAACCAGTTGGTTTGGACGAAACCCAGCCTCTTGAGCAGTGGCTGCTGTCTGAAGGGACAGTCTGTGCTCCCTCTTCAAGCCATCTCAGTTACTCACCTCAGGATCCTCTGTATCTGAGCCGCTCACTTCCACCAGACCGAAGCCCCAATGCTGGAGCAGATCTCCACCCTATGTTCCACCCCTCATTGGTGAATTTCAACAACTCTTTGTACCAAAAACCTCAACAAGATCTGTCTTACAAAGGACAGCCTAGTCTTCCGGTGGCTGGTGGTTCACTGCAAGGCTGCAAGTCACTCCAAATCTTAGCAGAGCAACCAAGGTCTCAACTACGCAAAGGATACCAAGGCGTTCCTTCAGAACACAATCATAATCTCCACAGCCTTGGGCCTGCCTCAGTGTCCAATACACCCATGATATCTAGCCCAAATGTGAATACATCTGGTCTGCATCCAGTGGATCCAGTGCAATTCCCACAGTCCTCGTCTTCCCAGGGGCTTCCTCTTTCCCATCAGCCCACTCTTCCCAAAGTGCCTTCTAACTCACCGTCTGTCAGAGAGGGTTTGATGGACCCTCCACCTTTAGGTGCATCTCTTCAGGAGTCCAGCACAAGTTACAGTATGTCACGAGATGGAGAACGCCTCAACGTTAAACAGGAACCAAAGGAAGAGGAAGAGCTAGCCTTTCGGTCCATAGGCCTACAGGACATCACTCTTGATGATG TAAGTGAAATCATTGTCAGAGACTGGTTTGAGACTCCAGATTCAGGGAATGCCAACAGTGTGCCGTAG
- the amfra gene encoding autocrine motility factor receptor a isoform X1, whose translation MPLLFLERFPWPSLQTYTVLSTLLLAGSILSAYSSVRDSQDPHSPPEEELELDRPGSVLSHVLLILITDSLFVWVMVNTACCVLMLIAKGIQCIVFGPLRVSEKQHLKDKFWNFVFYKFIFIFGVLNVQRVEEVVLWCLWFSVLIFLHLMVQLCKDRFEYLSFSPTTPVVSHVRVLALLGSVLACCGGLAVLCALVGHLHGMHTVAFMAAECLLVTVRSGHVIIRYSIHLWDLNHEGTWENKSSYIYYTDFSMELTLLCLDLMHHIHMLLFGNIWLSMASLVIFMQLRYLFHEVQRRIRRHKNYLRVLDNMESRFAVATPDELLANNDDCAICWDSMTTARKLPCGHLFHNSCLRSWLEQDTSCPTCRMSLNINEGVRERDEGQRAPLDDNMTAGAGTEARPHLNQHNHFFHFDGSRIASWLPSFSVEVMHTTNILSIAQANNSQLNAMAHQIQEMFPQVPYHLILQDLQLTRSVEVTTDNILEGRIQVPFPTQRTPIQINTSPEDSAGASSSSEVAAPEVEDFEVRGSRFSKSADERQRMLMQRKEELLQRARRRYLHRKSDEEDLFSTPATDTDDVMPSMEDEDSDSVTLRRRRLAAAAERRMQRQEPPPF comes from the exons ATGCCTCTGCTTTTTCTGGAGCGCTTCCCCTGGCCCAGCTTACAGACATACACCGTCCTGAGCACACTTCTGCTGGCCGGGAGCATACTGAGTGCCTACAGCTCAGTCAGAGACTCCCAGGACCCCCACAGCCCCCCTGAGGAGGAGCTGGAGCTGGACCGCCCCGGGAGCGTGCTCTCTCATGTGCTGCTGATCCTCATCACAGACAGCCTCTTCGTCTGG GTGATGGTGAACACGGCGTGCTGCGTCCTCATGTTAATCGCTAAAGGGATCCAGTGCATCGTGTTTGGGCCGCTGAGAGTCAGCGAGAAGCAG CACCTGAAGGATAAGTTCTGGAACTTCGTCTTCTACAAGTTCATCTTCATCTTCGGCGTGCTGAACGTGCAGCGGGTGGAGGAGGTGGTGCTGTGGTGTCTGTGGTTCTCCGTGCTCATCTTCCTGCATCTGATGGTGCAGCTGTGCAAAGACCGCTTCGAATAC CTCTCGTTCTCTCCCACCACTCCAGTGGTCAGTCACGTGCGAGTGTTGGCTCTGCTGGGGTCTGTTTTGGCGTGCTGCGGGGGTCTGGCAGTGCTCTGCGCTCTGGTCGGGCATCTTCACGGCATGCACACTGTCGCCTTCATGGCAGCTGAG TGTTTGCTGGTGACGGTGCGCTCGGGACACGTCATCATACG GTACTCCATTCACCTGTGGGACCTGAACCATGAGGGGACCTGGGAGAACAAGAGCTCGTACATCTACTACACAGACTTCAGCATGGAGTTAACCCTCCTGTGCCTGGACCTGATGCATCACATCCACATGCTG cTCTTCGGGAACATCTGGTTGTCCATGGCTAGTCTTGTGATCTTTATGCAGCTGCGCTATCTCTTCCACGAGGTGCAGAGACGGATTCGCCGCCATAAAAACTACTTGCGTGTTCTTGACAATATGGAGTCCAG GTTTGCTGTAGCGACGCCGGACGAGCTGCTGGCTAATAACGATGACTGTGCCATCTGCTGGGATTCAATGACTACAGCACGCAAGCTGCCCTGTGGACATCTGTTCCATAA TTCCTGTCTGCGCTCGTGGCTGGAGCAGGACACTTCCTGTCCCACGTGCCGTATGTCACTGAACATCAATGAaggcgtgagagagagagacgagggTCAGAGGGCACCGCTGGATGATAACATGACCGCCGGAGCGGGAACAGAGGCCCGGCCGCACCTCAACCAGCACAACCACTTCTTCCACTTCGACG GGTCACGCATTGCCAGTTGGCTGCCGAGCTTCTCTGTGGAGGTCATGCACACCACCAACATCCTAAGTATCGCACAGGCCAACAACTCGCAGCTCAATGCCATG GCCCATCAGATCCAGGAAATGTTTCCTCAGGTCCCTTACCATCTGATCCTGCAGGATTTACAGCTCACTCGCTCCGTTGAGGTCACCACTGACAACATCCTGGAGGGCAGGATCCAGGTGCCTTTCCCAACACAG CGCACACCCATACAGATAAACACTTCTCCTGAAGACTCAGCGGGTGCCAGCAGCAGTTCAGAGGTCGCTGCCCCCGAGGTGGAAGACTTTGAGGTGCGGGGGAGCCGCTTCTCCAAGTCCGCAGATGAGAGACAGAGGATGCTAATGCAGAGGAAGGAGGAGCTGCTCCAAAGAGCTCGCAG ACGTTATCTACACAGAAAGTCTGATGAAGAAGATTTGTTTTCCACCCCTGCCACTGATACTGATGATGTCATGCCCTCCATGGAGGATGAAGACTCAGATTCTGTGACCTTGAGGCGCAGACGACTGGCGGCTGCAGCCGAGAGACGCATGCAGAGGCAGGAGCCTCCCCCATTCTGA